One Halanaerobium hydrogeniformans genomic window, TTATTACCCGGGATAATTGTTCAGGAAGCATCGTTAAGAGATTATATTTATCCTGAAAATTTGGTTCATACTACTGGCTATATTGGCGAAATAAGCAGAAATGAATTAATATCTTTCAATGAACTGGGATATAATTATAAAGCTGGAGATTTTGTCGGTAAAAGCGGTTTAGAAAGACAGTATGAATTTTATTTAGCTGGTCAAGCAGGTGCAGAACAAATAGAGGTAGATAATCGGGGACAAAAAAAACAGACTTTAGGAATTAGAAAGCCTATTGCCGGGAATGATTTAACTTTAAATATTAATTTTGATCTACAGCAGTCTGTAGAAGAAATATTAAAAGAAAGTTTTGATCGCTTGCGTATTGAAGCTGAAGAAGATGATGAAAGAACCAAACCGACTTCAGCTGCTGCTATTGTAATGGATGTAAACAGTGGGGCTGTGCTTGCAATTAGCAGTATACCCAATTACAATTTAAATCTATTTGCAAAAGGTATTTCAAACAGTGAGTTTCAAGAACTTTCAAATAATCCTTTACGGCCAATGCTTGACAGAACGGTTATGTCTGACTATCCTCCAGGCTCAATTTTTAAATTAATTACAGGAGCTGCTGCAATGGAAGAACTTGGAGTAAGAGCTGATACAAGTTTTTATGATCCTTCGGGAAGATTTTATCTCCCTAATTGGTCCAGACCTTTTAGAAACTGGCTTGATAGAGGTGAAGGACAGCTTGACTTTGTAAGAGCAATGGCCCGTTCAAATAATATAGTTTTTTATGAATTAGGCCATGAACTATATAAAGAATATCGTGGTGATAAATTAGCAGAATATGCTCGTAAATTTGGCTTGGATGAAAAAACAGGTATTGATTTACCATCTGAAAAAACCGGTGTAGTACCTGATGATCAGTGGAAAAGAGAAAAGTTTAATGAACCATGGTATCCAGGTGATGCAGTCAATCTTTCGATTGGTCAAAGTAATTTATTAACAACACCACTTCAAATTGTTCAGATGTTTTCTGTTTTTGCTAATGAAGGCTTATTATATAAACCACAGCTAGTAGATAAAATAACTTCTCCAGAAGGCGAAATAATAGCAGAATTTGAGCCGGTTATCAAAGCTGACTTACGCTCTGAAATTAGCCCTTCAACCTTTTCAGCTCTTAAGCAGGGACTTTATGATGTTGTAAATCAAAGCTATGGAACTGCTTCTCATCATTTTATAAATTTTCCGATTGAGGTAGCTGGTAAAACCGGGACTGCTCAAACTTCAGTGGCCCTGACAAATCATGCCTGGTTTGGTGGGTTTGCACCTTATGAAGACCCAGAAATTGCAGTAGTTGTTTTATTAGAAAATGGAGGATCAAGTTCTTTTTCGGTACCCATTGCTAGAGATATTATAGCTCATTATTTTGGGGTTAATCAAGAAGATGAGTAAAAAATAGTAGTTTAATGAAGATTAAAAAATATTAAAGTTATAATTGATGAAGGTATTTCAATTATATTAAAGAATATAATTAATTAAGTGCATATAATTGAGGAGAGATTTTATGAGTTCAGTTTTTTCTTTTCAGGCAGTATCAGATGGAATTGTGATGAACTTCCGCAGTGGTAGTACATTTGGTAGTATTAAAGAGGCAATTACTTTACATGCTTCACAGGCTTCAGATTTTTTTAATGGGGTTAATTTATACCTTAATCTAAGTGGTTTGGAGCTGGCTTTTGAACAACTTCAGACACTGATGGATATTGTTCAAAATTATAACAGAGTAAATAAGATATATTTTACAGCAAAAGAAATTAAAGCGGAAAATAAAGAGGCTGTTCCAAAATCTGAAGCTGTAATTATTAATAGGACTTTGCGTTCAGGCCAGATGGTAAAAAATCAGGCTAATGTCGTGATTGTTGGAGATGTTAATCCTGGTGCCGAAGTAATCGCTGGAGGTGATATTATCGTCTTTGGCCGCTTAAGAGGAGTTGTTCATGCAGGAGCTGGAGGAAACGAAGCTGCTCAAGTAGCTGCTTTAATATTAGATCCAACTCAACTTAGAATAGCTTCTTTAATTGCCAGGTCACCAGATGATAATCATAATTCAGGGCTGAATCCGGAAAGAGCATTTATCAAAAATGACAGTATAATGGTAGAAAAGATTTAATCATAAATCAGGGGGGATATAATTTGGCAGGCAAAACAATTGTTGTCACTTCAGGAAAAGGTGGAGTAGGTAAAACAACATCTTCAGCAAATATTGGTACAGCACTTGCTATGAATGGCAAAAAGGTGTGCTTAATCGATGCTGATATTGGTTTAAGAAATTTAGATGTTGTTATGGGCTTAGAAAATAGGATAGTTTATGATATTGTTGATGTTGTAGAAAATAACTGTCGTTTAGAACAGGCTATGATTCGTGATAAAAGATATGATGGTCTTTACTTATTACCGGCAGCTCAAACCCGTGATAAAACTTCAGTAACCCCATTTCAGATGAAAGAACTACTTGATAATTTAAAAGAAGAAATGGATTATGTAATAGTTGATTCACCGGCTGGTATTGAGCAGGGATTTAAAAATGCTATATCTGGTGCAGATAGAGCAATTATTGTTACAACTCCAGAAATTTCTGCTGTTAGAGATGCAGATAGAATTATCGGTCTTTTAGAAGCTGAAGGGCTGCGTGATCCAGAGGTAATAATTAACCGGATTAGGGCAGATATGGTTGATAGAGGTGATATGATGGGTATTGACGATATGATAGAGATATTAGCAATCGATCTACTGGGAATAGTCCCGGAAGATGAAGGTATTGTTGTTTCTACAAACAAAGGTGAACCGATTGCCATCAACCAAAAAGCAAAAGCTGGACTGGCATATAGAAATATTGCTAAAAGAATAATGGGAGAAGATTTACCAATTATGAAATTAGAAAAAGAAAGTTTTCTTTCTAAATTTAAGAAATTAGTTGGCTTATCTTAATTTAAGGGGGGAGTAAAATCGATATTCTAAAATGGCTCGGCTTAAAGAGTGATAAAGACAAATCAAGTAAAAATGTTGCAAAGGAAAGACTTCAATTTGTACTTGTTCAGGATAGAATAAAGTTAACTCCAGATGAAATGGATGCAATGAGAGAAGAATTGATCGGAGTATTAAGCAAATATATCGATGTAGATTCTCAAAAAATAGAGATGGATGTAAAAAGAGAAGACGAAATGACAGCTTTAGTAGCTAATTTTCCCCTTAAAGGTTCAAAATAAGGGTTAAACTTAATAATTTAAGGAGCTTTACGATGTCTTGGAACAAAAAATTTCTACACTATTTAAATTTAAATGTACCTTTAACAGTTGTTTTTTTGATTATAATAGGATTTTTAACAATTAGTTCAGCTGTAGAAATTAATCAAGTTGATTCTAATGCTCTTGTATTTTTGCAAAGACAGGCAGTCTCAGTAGTGTTGGGACTGCTAGTAGTTTTTATAATACAGGCTTATGATTATAGGATATTTAAAGAATATGCAGCAGTAATCTATTTGCTAATGATCGGGCTTTTAAGTTTTACCCTTTTAATGGGTAGAACAGTTGCAGGTGGTAAAAGATGGCTCAGTATTGGACCAATCAACTTTCAGCCAGCTGAATTGGCAAAAATTATGCTGGTTTTAGTTTTAGCTGCGGTCATAGATAATAATTCAGATGATATGGGTTATCTTAAGGGAATGTTTCTGCCTTCAATTATAGCTTTTATACCATTTGTATTGGTAGTGCTCCAGAATGACCTTGGTACTGCACTTGTTTTATTCTTTATTTACCTTGTAATGCTCTTTGCAGGTGGAGGTAATATAAAATATATGGCCCTGGTTTTTGGGACTGGTTTCTTAATTGTTGTTTTAGTTATCAGTGCTCATGTGATGCTCGATACACCTTTACCTTTTTTACAGGAATATCAGTTAAATCGATTAATAGTATTTATTAATCCAGATATTGATCCTTTTGGTAGTGGCTATAATATTATTCAATCAAAAATCGCTTTAGGATCAGGCCGATTAACTGGTAAAGGCCTTTTTGCTGGTACTCAAAATCAGCTTAATTTTTTACCGGAAAAACACACAGATTTTATTTTTTCTGTGATTGGAGAAGAATTTGGTTTTATAGGATCTGCTGTAGTAATTATATTGTTTTTATTTTTGCTCTGGCAGTTTTTAAAAATTGCTGAAGAGGCAAGGGATAGATACGGTTATCTGGTGGTTATAGGAATAACTGCTATGTTTTTGTTTCATGTCCTGGAAAATATCGGGATGACCATGGGTATTATGCCTATTACTGGAATCCCACTCCCTTTTATTAGTTATGGGGGTACATTTATGATAACCTCTTTAACTGCAATTGGTATAATAATTAATATAAACTTAAGACAAAACAAGTTAATGTTTTAATAGATGAGGTGGTTTTTTGCAGTATAAGAAGAAAATAATGGAAAACTTATATAAGGTTTCAAGTCCAGAAAGATATACAGGAAATGAATGGAACACAATAAATAAAGAATGGCAGGCTGAAAAATTAAAAATTGCCTTCGCTTTTCCCGACGTTTATGAGATAGGAATGTCTCACCTTGGACTTAAAATCTTATACCATTTAATTAATAATGAAGAAAATATGCTGGCAGAGAGGGTTTATGCTCCCTGGCAGGATATGGAAGATTTACTGAAAGAAAAAGAGATTCCACTCTATACACTGGAATCATATCATGAAATAAAAGATTTTGATATTTTAGGTTTTACCCTTCAGTATGAAATGAGCTATACAAATATCCTGAATATGCTCGATTTAAGCGGGATGTCTATTTATTCGAAAGAGAGAAATGAAGATGATCCGCTGGTAATTGCTGGTGGGGCAACTGTTTTTAATCCAGAGCCAATAGCAGATTTTATTGATCTCTTTTTTATCGGTGAAGCAGAAGGCATTATTATAGAATTATTAAATAAATATCAGCGGTTAAAATCTAAAGGGATGCTCAAAAAAGATGTTTTGCTTAAATTAAGCAAAATAGATGGAGTATATGTACCATCCTTATACAGTGAAATTTATGGTGAGCAGGGAGAAATTCTAGCTTTGAATTCTCAAAATGGAGTTAAAGCAAGAACAAAAAAACAGCTTGTGCAAAATTTAGATCAGGCCTTTTATCCTACTGATTTTATTGTTCCTTATCGTGATACGGTCCATGAGCGGGTTGTTTTAGAAATTTCTCGGGGCTGCACCAGAAGCTGTCGCTTTTGTGCTGCTGGAATGACATACCGCCCCAGTAGAGAAAGAAGTGTAGAAAGATTGATGGAATTAGCCGAAAAAGCCTTAAAATCTACTGGTTATGATGAAATTTCTCTAACTTCTTTAAGTGCAATGGATTATACAAAAATAGAGGAATTATTAAAAAGAATGACTGAAAAATTTAGTCAGCACAAAATTAGTGTTTCTTTATCCTCTCTTCGAGTAGATGAATTTTCTGTAGAACTTGCTAAAGAAGTTCAAAAGGTCAGGAAAACTGGTTTAACCTTTGCACCAGAAGCTGGGACTCAGCGTTTAAGAAATGTAATTAATAAAAATATCAATGAAGAAGATCTTTATAATGCTGTAAGGTCTGCTTTTGAAAATGGCTGGTCAAGGATAAAACTATATTTTATGATCGGATTACCAACAGAAACTATGGATGATATAGCAGGGATTGTAGAACTGGCAAAAAAAGTAAGAGATATTGGTAGAGAAGTTCGTAAAAACACTAAAAAAAGAATGAGAAATATACAGATATCTGTCAGTGTTTCTACATTTGTTCCTAAAACCTTTACCCCTTTTCAATGGGTAAAGATGGATGATGTTCAGACTATAATCAAAAAACATGATTATTTGAGAAATAATTTGCGGGGACATGGTTTGAATTTCAGCTGGAATGATCCAGAGTTATCAAGGCTTGAAGGGGTAATTGCTAGAGGAGATAGAAGACTGTCAGAGGTTATAGCCAGTGCCTGGGAAAAGGGAAGTCGCTTTGAAGGCTGGAATGAATGTTTTGATGCCAGAATCTGGGGAGAAGCATTTAGAGAAAATAAAATTGCTCCTGCAGAATATTTAAGAGAAAGAAAAATATCAGAAATTTTTTCCTGGGAAAAAATTGATGTAGGTGTTTCTAAAGAATTTTTACTAAAAGAATATCAAAAATCTGAAGATGGAGATTTAACAACTGATTGTCGCTTTGAAGAATGCACAGGCTGTGCAATTTGTGCTGATTTTGGAGTCGATTTAGAACTGGTGGGTGGTAAAAGATAAAATGAATTATAGAATTAAATTTGAAAAGTTAGAAGATCTTATGTATATTTCTCATTTAGAGGTTATGAAGACGATTAGAAGGATCATCAGGAGAGCAGAGTTTCCTGCAGCTTACAGTCAGGGCTTTAATCCCCACATTAAAATTTCTATGGGTCCCCCACTTGCTGTTGGTTTGATTAGTTATGGTGAATATTTTGATTTAGAACTAGAAGAAGAATTACTTGAAACTGAATTAATTGAAGCTTTAAATCAATTCTCACCTAAAGATTTAAATTTTATTAAAGCAGTTAAAATTCCAGAAAACATCAGATCTTTATCTTCACTACTTGATACAGCAATTTATACGATAAAATTTAATTTTAAAACAACGAAAACAAGGGAAGAGGAAAAAGAAATTTTAAAAAATTTTATGGACGAAGAAAGTATTATGATTATTAGGCACCGCCGCAAGAAATCAGATAGAGAGATAGATTTAAAGAAAAGAATCTTTTCTGCAGAGGTAATCGAAAAAAACAAATGGAAATTTGCTGTTGTTACAGGCAGTAGAGGCAACTTAAGACCAGAAGAGCTAAATAGAGCTTTGAAGGACAGATATCCAGAAATCAAAGATTTTTCACCTCTCAATGTTGTTAGAGAGGGAGTTTTTGTAAATGAAGAAGACGATTTTTATCCTCCCTATGCAGAAAAGTTTATCGGGAGTTGAGAAGATGAGTAGACAAATAATTATTAATTCGGAGTTTAGAGAAAAAAGAGCTGCATTATTAAAAAACAATACTTTAGAAGACCTGTTTTTTGAACGTGACACTTATCAAAAAATAGCAGGCAATATTTATCGAGGTAGAGTACAGGATGTACTGCCTGGAATGCAGGCAGCATTTGTTGATATTGGTATTGCTCGTAATGCATTTCTTCATTTAAATGATTTATATCCAATCTTGAGTAATACACAGAAAAATAAATTGAGTAAAAAAGAATTAAATATCAAACATGTTTTACAGCCTGGACAATGGTTGATGGTTCAGGTAGTTAAAGAACCCATGGGTTCTAAAGGAGCAAAGGTTACCTGTAAAATATCGATTCCAGGCCGCTTTTTTGTTTACATTCCTTCAGATAACAAAATCGGTGTTTCGAGAAGAATTACTGATGATGAAGAGCGTAATCGTTTAAAATCTATTGCCGGTGATTTAAAAAATGGCAAAGAAGGTTTGATTATTAGAACTAATGCTCATTCTGAAAGCTATTCTAAATTACAAAATGACTACAATTTTTTATCTGGAACCTGGAAAAGAATTAGAAATGATTTTTTCCAGAAAAATAATATCGATATACTTTATCAGGAAGAAGATTTACTTAAAAATTTAATCAGAGATTATTTAGATGAAAATATAGATAGGGTTGTTGTAGATGATAAAAAAGATTATCAGCGTTTAAGAGATTTGACATCAATTTTTGCACCTGATCTAAAAAATCGGATTGCACTTTATCAGAGGAATATTCCTATTTTAGCAGCTTATAATATTGAAAAAGAAATAGAGAGCCTTCTTCAGCGCAAGGTCTGGCTTAAATCGGGTGGTTATCTGGTTATTGACCAAACAGAGGCCCTTGTTGCTATTGATGTAAATACAGGCAAATTTACCGGCAAGAAGAACCTTCAGGATACCATCGTAAAGATCAATAAGGAGGCAGTTGCCGAAATTGCACGGCAGATAAAGCTGCGTGATATTGGTGGGATAATTAT contains:
- the mrdA gene encoding penicillin-binding protein 2, which gives rise to MDRLKILRIIILVIFIILISRAAYLQIINGDYFFRLSEGNRISVRPINAPRGKIIDSQGKVIVSNRLTYNLYLMQNEIPPGVSAEDILEDLSEISGIDSQRLIGNYRNTDAKSLVEPILLARHLSKEEMVVIVENNDLLPGIIVQEASLRDYIYPENLVHTTGYIGEISRNELISFNELGYNYKAGDFVGKSGLERQYEFYLAGQAGAEQIEVDNRGQKKQTLGIRKPIAGNDLTLNINFDLQQSVEEILKESFDRLRIEAEEDDERTKPTSAAAIVMDVNSGAVLAISSIPNYNLNLFAKGISNSEFQELSNNPLRPMLDRTVMSDYPPGSIFKLITGAAAMEELGVRADTSFYDPSGRFYLPNWSRPFRNWLDRGEGQLDFVRAMARSNNIVFYELGHELYKEYRGDKLAEYARKFGLDEKTGIDLPSEKTGVVPDDQWKREKFNEPWYPGDAVNLSIGQSNLLTTPLQIVQMFSVFANEGLLYKPQLVDKITSPEGEIIAEFEPVIKADLRSEISPSTFSALKQGLYDVVNQSYGTASHHFINFPIEVAGKTGTAQTSVALTNHAWFGGFAPYEDPEIAVVVLLENGGSSSFSVPIARDIIAHYFGVNQEDE
- the minC gene encoding septum site-determining protein MinC gives rise to the protein MSSVFSFQAVSDGIVMNFRSGSTFGSIKEAITLHASQASDFFNGVNLYLNLSGLELAFEQLQTLMDIVQNYNRVNKIYFTAKEIKAENKEAVPKSEAVIINRTLRSGQMVKNQANVVIVGDVNPGAEVIAGGDIIVFGRLRGVVHAGAGGNEAAQVAALILDPTQLRIASLIARSPDDNHNSGLNPERAFIKNDSIMVEKI
- the minD gene encoding septum site-determining protein MinD, which encodes MAGKTIVVTSGKGGVGKTTSSANIGTALAMNGKKVCLIDADIGLRNLDVVMGLENRIVYDIVDVVENNCRLEQAMIRDKRYDGLYLLPAAQTRDKTSVTPFQMKELLDNLKEEMDYVIVDSPAGIEQGFKNAISGADRAIIVTTPEISAVRDADRIIGLLEAEGLRDPEVIINRIRADMVDRGDMMGIDDMIEILAIDLLGIVPEDEGIVVSTNKGEPIAINQKAKAGLAYRNIAKRIMGEDLPIMKLEKESFLSKFKKLVGLS
- the minE gene encoding cell division topological specificity factor MinE, translated to MLKWLGLKSDKDKSSKNVAKERLQFVLVQDRIKLTPDEMDAMREELIGVLSKYIDVDSQKIEMDVKREDEMTALVANFPLKGSK
- the rodA gene encoding rod shape-determining protein RodA, with product MSWNKKFLHYLNLNVPLTVVFLIIIGFLTISSAVEINQVDSNALVFLQRQAVSVVLGLLVVFIIQAYDYRIFKEYAAVIYLLMIGLLSFTLLMGRTVAGGKRWLSIGPINFQPAELAKIMLVLVLAAVIDNNSDDMGYLKGMFLPSIIAFIPFVLVVLQNDLGTALVLFFIYLVMLFAGGGNIKYMALVFGTGFLIVVLVISAHVMLDTPLPFLQEYQLNRLIVFINPDIDPFGSGYNIIQSKIALGSGRLTGKGLFAGTQNQLNFLPEKHTDFIFSVIGEEFGFIGSAVVIILFLFLLWQFLKIAEEARDRYGYLVVIGITAMFLFHVLENIGMTMGIMPITGIPLPFISYGGTFMITSLTAIGIIININLRQNKLMF
- a CDS encoding TIGR03960 family B12-binding radical SAM protein, which translates into the protein MQYKKKIMENLYKVSSPERYTGNEWNTINKEWQAEKLKIAFAFPDVYEIGMSHLGLKILYHLINNEENMLAERVYAPWQDMEDLLKEKEIPLYTLESYHEIKDFDILGFTLQYEMSYTNILNMLDLSGMSIYSKERNEDDPLVIAGGATVFNPEPIADFIDLFFIGEAEGIIIELLNKYQRLKSKGMLKKDVLLKLSKIDGVYVPSLYSEIYGEQGEILALNSQNGVKARTKKQLVQNLDQAFYPTDFIVPYRDTVHERVVLEISRGCTRSCRFCAAGMTYRPSRERSVERLMELAEKALKSTGYDEISLTSLSAMDYTKIEELLKRMTEKFSQHKISVSLSSLRVDEFSVELAKEVQKVRKTGLTFAPEAGTQRLRNVINKNINEEDLYNAVRSAFENGWSRIKLYFMIGLPTETMDDIAGIVELAKKVRDIGREVRKNTKKRMRNIQISVSVSTFVPKTFTPFQWVKMDDVQTIIKKHDYLRNNLRGHGLNFSWNDPELSRLEGVIARGDRRLSEVIASAWEKGSRFEGWNECFDARIWGEAFRENKIAPAEYLRERKISEIFSWEKIDVGVSKEFLLKEYQKSEDGDLTTDCRFEECTGCAICADFGVDLELVGGKR
- a CDS encoding TIGR03936 family radical SAM-associated protein, encoding MNYRIKFEKLEDLMYISHLEVMKTIRRIIRRAEFPAAYSQGFNPHIKISMGPPLAVGLISYGEYFDLELEEELLETELIEALNQFSPKDLNFIKAVKIPENIRSLSSLLDTAIYTIKFNFKTTKTREEEKEILKNFMDEESIMIIRHRRKKSDREIDLKKRIFSAEVIEKNKWKFAVVTGSRGNLRPEELNRALKDRYPEIKDFSPLNVVREGVFVNEEDDFYPPYAEKFIGS
- a CDS encoding Rne/Rng family ribonuclease, which produces MSRQIIINSEFREKRAALLKNNTLEDLFFERDTYQKIAGNIYRGRVQDVLPGMQAAFVDIGIARNAFLHLNDLYPILSNTQKNKLSKKELNIKHVLQPGQWLMVQVVKEPMGSKGAKVTCKISIPGRFFVYIPSDNKIGVSRRITDDEERNRLKSIAGDLKNGKEGLIIRTNAHSESYSKLQNDYNFLSGTWKRIRNDFFQKNNIDILYQEEDLLKNLIRDYLDENIDRVVVDDKKDYQRLRDLTSIFAPDLKNRIALYQRNIPILAAYNIEKEIESLLQRKVWLKSGGYLVIDQTEALVAIDVNTGKFTGKKNLQDTIVKINKEAVAEIARQIKLRDIGGIIIIDFIDMNNSSDQQSVTDLLANELQKDRTKTSILGFTQLGLLEMTRKKVREGFGSLMQKDCHCCGGTGKVLSESTVAMKVIRKIDEITIRDKYPAVSLELHPEVAAVLIGAGGEKLEELENKFGIDIFISGNTELNYEDMVIEKGSKEELQPDFLDLDVGDRITVEIEDQHASNQNAGIARIDGYIIIVNHAGNMVDNEVEIIIDDLHRTYARAHLA